In the genome of Campylobacter avium LMG 24591, the window CAAGCAAGGTATTAAGAATTTAGAAAATACCATGCTAAAAGCCATCGAGCTTTTTAACGGCGATAAGGATGATTTGCTTAAAAGTAGGGAAATTGTTTCGTTTTTGCTTGCTTTTATGGATGAATTTTCTGAATTTTTAGATAAAAATCCAGCTCTTTTGAATGTTTTAACAAGTGATTTGTCTAATTTTCGCCTTTCTTTTACTAAAATTTTTGTTTGCAAAACTTACAGCAATAGCGAGGAAGTGCAAAAAAATTTACAACTTATAAATCTCATCACAGAGGCCATGAAAAGCTTTATAATAGACCTTAAACTCCTAGATAGCTTGCTTGAAAAATATTTAGAAAAAAGTTAGAACAGTTTTTGCTTACACATCATAAATTTAAAATTTTTACGATAAAAATGTTAAATTTTTTCAGTTAATGTCGATATGGCATGTAAGGAGAAATCAATTTGCCATAGGGGAGGGGTATTAACGATGGATATAGGTAAGATAAGTAATGCAGATACCAACGTGTCTGCTAGTATAGCAAAGCTTGGTTCTTTGCAAAGACCGTCTCATGCTGCTGTGTTATCCAATGATAATCCTAAGGATAGCAAGCAAGGTGATGAGAACATCGGCTTAAATGATTTAACAAAGAGTTTAAACGAACAGATGAGCTCTCTTAATGCTAATGTTAAATTTGAATTTAACGATGAGATTGGCGAGCTTTACATCAGTGTCGTAGAAAAGGACACCGGAGCTTTGATTAGACAAATACCAACAGAAGAGGCTATGAAGCTTAAGGAACACCTTAAAAATATAGTTGGTATGTTATTTGATAAGGAGGG includes:
- a CDS encoding flagellar protein FlaG, whose translation is MDIGKISNADTNVSASIAKLGSLQRPSHAAVLSNDNPKDSKQGDENIGLNDLTKSLNEQMSSLNANVKFEFNDEIGELYISVVEKDTGALIRQIPTEEAMKLKEHLKNIVGMLFDKEG